ataggtaccaaggagtaccaacaataataaacgATGAAATATGgaatcataacttcatcggagaaatatcctacggcgattatataatctataatcttagagattatctattctagccttaaccataaatcagatagagtagaaaccctgatcggaacggtgtatgatttacaagctagacttgcatcaacagtaccgtcagcatcatcagcaccgtcagtaccgtctgcatcgtcagcaccagcagcatctgctacatcacaagtagcacaagctccgccagttcaagaaagcactgtggatatcattacgagtcaacaacgagtatattgtatcaatgagttatgaagtattaactcaattcctctaaagaatttatatgtatatcttatatatataaattttaaaaccatcataaatcttttagtactaagctattatgtatgaattgaaaaaggggtaaatattactcggttaattcatattactaatatgctataatgtacatctttcgttaacgacttaaccctcgttaactacaatctctgttttaactcaatgaatcccatttcataacaaaccaagtgtaattattcaattacataattgattttacattttcattttcgatgtactcgaaactttccagaaaacatcatctgtgccttgtaaggttcacaaaaattccacgagcatcaacatccttcaccgaggaataagaataaataatgaagtatcgattacattagcgaaatactccgcaaagattatgtaatctttaatgttttagagatttatcatttctaagtcaagccgaaaaataaatgagcttaatatgatattaactcattaaatctgtattacatctaaagaaaatatacatacatatattttcataaagactgtaatgaaaattctttggtacaaaatattacttgtgaaatctttaacgggtaggtaatacccgggaaatatttaagttcacaattaatatgttacacagtACATCATTCGattattcaataatcattaactacactactttcacaacgctatACGTTCATTCACAGAAATCTGAACAACcattcttattcaaattcaattacttATTCTGAGAGAAcagaatctaagtcaagatttaacaagtgacatcattattagatctctacatctttcaaagctatattttgacttcaaaactgtgcaagatcctttagcgttgtttttaccgaaaataatcttgcaatcccttttcaaggtatccagttttatcacacttccaaccagttaacttcgaattttcagattaaccttattgtaaccttgacatatacgtttttgttactggggaaccttttatgttccaccacattagcagtaaatttaccaacaacttcattgatccttgacctttcgaaaaattattatactcattgaaaccttatcatgtgctcatccatatcttgtaacaataattgtcatactaactaccgggaattagcaatcagtattttgaatctcgcggcaattctacgccaacagttatatatatacatataatgtctatcttctagacttacatacttcgaatgtgaagtttctgaaaaacaccccaaactacgaaactagttctccaaattttggaaaaatactgatgaagcagcaaaaactataaacgactttaacagtcaaaaatttgatgataaagagtagtgtgttggaaaagcacagaaaaagagaaagtttggtactgaaaaacggattgagcaaatcatgaaggaggctgtggataaatcacaaagaccgaacctgccttcaaagaatacaaatgattcagtgtttgctgaaatccttagcaaataccttgctccttactctaaaacctttgcggaaaatattcttcatcatcatcttatcttaaatattctaagatatcatcttatcttccattataaatatcctccatatttctgaagatattttttttttcataaccattcttatctgaaatcattcatctcttcgcgctatctgtattacatcataaaagaaactattttagtttctaaattctgaaaccttcaagtttaaaatatgaatgttttgaagtagtgttgggaactgaagcatgaattagtataatataatgacacttgatcaacgtgattatattacagtaagtcatgctgagtttctaatggaacgtgataaaggttcacagatcccaccctcatcatgaaccatgttacataactatttcattctatataatttctaaatatatcaagaaaatatatttcttgatgattcggtcttttccggatattctggtaatttgacaaatcaagatcgtgccattacaattcccttcttagaacattaactatgttcatttcaaaatccatacctacgaattctggaccattattcgcttgacttggaggcgGGAAGaaagaacgaaagcatgaagcttcgaaatataacggagaatataaagcccgataaaaacacataaattacaaaccatgtatatcaataagtattgcaacgtaaagacacgggagaactaaaaacactataaagcctagagtatagtaaaagtgagtAGATTCctccggcgacagatgaaaaagaagaatgatagatatgaaagttaggagtatatcaagaatcagaactggatgaagcatttacacaatctattaagaagtattaaataaggaagaaaattataggagtggtgaaaataaatgaaacggaagaggtcaatttatagcgaaatatcagacatagcaattgaggcagattacgcatttaatcaaagaaaatcttaattttcgcaaattccgaagaatcaaatcttatttagattatgaagattttctatttcttaaattccggaaatcaatcgttactacgtcaagagataagacgcatctctattctccatttcactctattacaataacttccctcatacgcttcgagtaattggattgttttatccatattattcaacggtgataaaaattctatttatcaactcatattcgtcataaaaacatttttattgttagccatgacggccTCACtccaatttcgggacgaaatttctttaacggggaggtactgtgatgacccggaaatttctgaccaaatttaaacttaatctttaacgtttccgacacgataagcaaagtctatgaagttgaatctcaaaattttaaactattcaaatacccttcgattgttctcaacgattcgcgaacaattatatgtaaatagatacatatatatactataacttgaaaacgtaacaaagtgttatgaaaatgacactgtgcattaaccttattagtttgattatctgattgatatttagataagttaactaaaatgtttaagatgaaccagtaaaacactaatttgctacagtattttcgaattgctacagtacccgaaaagctacagcgttttcgaaaatcactatttgctacagtaaaaaaactttgctacagtaactttgctatagtaaaacactattttaaaatgaaaatgtatatatgtatatgtatatactacgagacgatgatttatagaagtaaatgaccaaaacactcgaaagtttaagatatactttgagtggtatagtttagggataatttaaggctatattttgacaaaggtacgtaacacgaaacgtaaaatgcaagttttctaagcgtacgaaaatgcgttcgagaaaccggaaccgggacataagtcgagtgataatgtacgacttatcgaacaaaaattacaagtcaactatgcacgtgaatttaatataatatataattaattatttaaattaaatatattatatatattatataaaaatatgtcgacaagctaaaagttaaacaaatgtgagctggatcagagggccatgcgatcgcatggccttgattcctaaaaaccatgcgatcgcatggtgggctgggacaagtcaggtactataaaatgcgaagcctggtgatcgaattcaatatatatttcatcaatctatctcttgctccgtattatatttatatattattattattattattattattataattataattataattattaagattaatattattattaatattattattagtattacttttagtaatattattacataaaatattacgacgaggttatgagcgtgtcatttttaaaatgggttttcaagcggaatagagctaagaaaattatgggttattactaaggaggttatgggtattgttcgagggttttgctcgtgagtcaaactagtgtttatcatctccgttgcgtctacgtactttcctgcaatattgatacgtgagcattcatatcttatcttttatatattaattgtgtatccatgtctagtgctcgagtatatatatttatgcatgcttgtatgctaaatttcttcgttaaacagtttatgatgaatcaagaattaaatacatatattactgataaaaggtatatgatatgcatgtttttggaaagctggcgaaaaatcaataacttttcatttagatatcgaatagtttcgatgaacggattaaaagatatgatcaactgaattatgattgacgttaattgaaattgcttttgaatctgcaattaagatttaaacaacttgtttacgagattgataaaatggattttttttaatattaccagccgagtaaatgaattcttatataaagcacgtctcgttttgttgaactattatcaaaattgactttttgaaacgactttggataacttttgtatgtcgatctcgagcattaggattgtgatacactatgacctgacctagcatgatagacatttattgaccaacatatgttctctaggttgagatctaggattatttggtaatccgagtttcgatcacattttggtgaacgactttatatgctgctaaggtgagtttcatttgctccctttttaattgcttttgcaatatatatttttgggctgagaatacatgcactttattttaaacacaatggatacaagtacatactaaattctacactgagtttgaaccgaaaattccttagctttggtaactagtaactgccagttataagaactggtgggcgcgagtagtagtatatggatccatagggcttgatatccccgtccgagctagagcactagccttttaacggacgtatgctatttgagaagcgtacacgttggtttgcgtgtattattaagatgattatacaaagggtataaaatatatatacgttaagtttagttaccagggtgctcaatttcgtagaatatttttataaacgtttctggatgaaataacagaaatcttgtgatccacctttatgtacagattatacaaaacattaaaactatgaactcaccaacctttgtgttgacacttgttagcatgtttattctcaggttccctagaagtcttccgctgtttgcttatatgttagacaagctatgtgcatggagtcttacatggcatatttttcaagaaaacgttgcattcaccaaatcatcaccatgtatcttattttgactgcattgtcaacggaagtactattataaactattatattacggtgattgtctatatgtaaaaatcatcagatgtcaaaaacctttgatttaaatattcatttatggtgtgccttttcaaaagaatgcaatatttataaaacgtatcatatagaggtcaaatacctcgcaatgaaatcgatgaatgacgtgttcgtccaaagtggatttggagcgatcgtcacaaaaagaGAGTTTAACAAAGCTCACATGTCATTAGCCCCTTAATCATAGCAAATTGTGTCATGTGTAAAATTTAAGTGTCAATACCAGAATTATTGTAAAAATTAATTAATTTGACATTAATAATTAAAATGAAATTAATAAAATCTAAGGCCGTATCCCCATCACTTTTAAACTTGGAAAGTCAATGATGTTGGTAAATTCAAAGTTGTACATAGTATCAGTTGTCAATAAATACTTTTACGTAAAGAGAGTATAAATGTTAAATATgagtattaaatataaatataattaataagtgaTACTCCGTAATTGATATATTGATGATAGAGAAAAAAGGCTGGAAAGTATACAACGAAATTATCATCATTCACTGATATGTCTCTCTCTACAACAACAAATTTTTGTATCGATTCATCTACAAAATCGTCCATCAATTATAATTCGGATCGAGAACAATAAAATCATTCGACATATCTATTGTTGCAATTGATTATTGTTGTATACAAGTTGTTTATCATTTAAAATGATTGAGGCTCTTTTATTTCATTATTCAAATATTCAAATTGCATTCGATCTATCTATTGTTGTAATTAAATTGTTTACCTGTTTATGTTATCTATTTCACGGTTAAAATTTTTGGGGCTATAATGAGCCTATGATATAGCATCAACCAACTATAGTGTTGTTTATGTAACACCTCTTTATAGAATATTAAATCTACatctatatttatctatttatatataactaatttAAAACGGTTTTTGAGCAGTCGTACAACGTACGGGCTCAAACATAGTACTATATATATGTAGAAGAGATGTAAAAATGCACCATAGTTTGGAGGAAGAAAATTCTCGgaaatgaataatttttatgcgtttttgaattttaaaattttattcactttaaaaaaagagaaaaacattttttttatcagAAAGATTTGAACTTCTTTTCTATTATGTTCACTCAATTTCTTTTCAGTTCACTTTATTTTCTTTATAAGAGTGCTCCCAACGGTGTCGTGCTACACACCGCCCAGGCCACCGCCCTTTATGGCGCCAATGACACCAACCCGTCCACCCCAACGGCTTCAATCTGCCCTGGCCTTGCGCCATCTGTTTTGTGTTTCTCAAACATGTTGCAGCATGGGTAACGGCACAAAAAAGTAGCCGTTGAGAAAAAAAGGAAATTAAAAAAGGCAACGACTAGTTTAAGCTTTATTTACAGTATTTATTATTTTctaacttattttacactatatatacatatccataaCCACAAATCATTCCACTCATATCACAACTCATTCCACACTATTGGTGCATAAATGTAAGACCTCGTTCATTTGGACTACATACGAGAACTTAAAGTTTTACACTGATGTTACATCTGTACGGATATAAGTCCATATGCTGATATGTTACATCCATATGAATGAAGGTCACATCCGTACGGATAGAGCTGCAGACTCTATAAATAGGTGATTGCGGGTTCATTGTTAAGGTTACGAACCCTAACACCTTTAAGCCGTATCTAGTTATTCCTAAACGTCAATTATAAAACCGTAATGGTTTCCAATCGTTTTCAAGTCAGTTTCTTAAGGTAAATAAATCAAGTAATAGAATTTTTTCATTATAATGTTTCTTTGAATTTTAGATTCAAAGAAAATTCCCAGAACAGAACAAAACAGCACAACAGAATAAGAGATTTCAATTCGTTTGTTGACGAGGCGGAACCCGGATTTGAAATGGTGAAAAAGGATTTGCAGACCCCCGCCTTACCACTCAGCCATGCCACCAAAACAATACACGATAGGAGAAAAAATCTACCCTTTTTACTAAACTAGTGTTTTTTTACTAAAAACACTATATTGAGGATTCTGCACTCGATAAAGCAAACAACGATTGTTTAAATCCGTTTAAACGATTCAAAACACACTCATTTCACCTATGTATCATATCATGTGTGTTATTAATTTACAGTTAAAAGGATAACATTTTTTATtcgtttaattatttatttacggtTATATAATTCGATCTTTCTAATGATATTTAATAAAAcgcatatatttattgtatattttgTGATGATTATAGCTAAACTAGTAATGTTtttgataaaactaataataatacaactaaaaATGTTTTGAAAAGGGAGGAGTAGAGGAGGACAAACGAGGAAGGATCAGTTGGAAACCGAAGGATATCAGGAAATGGGCCGAAAGGGCGGTTTGAGCACCGGTGCCAATCAAATTGCTACCACTGATGAACGTGATAAAATCGCAGAAAAATTAGACGTTGACGAGTCTACTGGCTGATCCACCATTTACAACAGACAATAATGATGTATAATGTGTTGAACTGATAAATATAAATGAAAAGAGGTTTAGTTAAGGAAATGTAATTCTCCGTATATTGCTATTATGAAGTCTCTCCGTGTGTTTTTTTATTACTGCTACATTTAAGCATACTATATTTAAGTTTATAATTTTTGTTCAATTAATcacaaaataaaaatattattttttagtaTCGATTTTTCGTATATGATTTTCGTATTAATAGTTATTTATGGCAGGTTTGAGTTATAAAGATAGAATAAAATTATATAGTCCTTAGgactatttttaatattttttttattaccgACTTTGAAAGGctatctttaattttttttttttgttattttttaaAGTTTTAGACGTGCATTTTTCTATTGTATTTGGATGCATTGGATAATTGACTTTCTACTAAATTTAAGTAACACGCACTATTTTGGGTTTGACCCTCTTGGGTTACAATGTATTTTTAGAGATCTCTCAAGTTCATTAAAAAGTTGCACTTTACTCTCCATCAAATATTTCTTTATATTTCACTACAAAAAAAAATCTAATTTGTGACGATCTTTTAGTGACGACTCAAAATTTGGTCACTAATAACGctatttagttaccattaaaaaagtggtcactaaacgatattagtgaccaaacaaatggtcactatagtgatcaattttggtattttggtctctaaaaatattttgtgacGGATCTATAGTGACGAGAAGTGACCAACCAATTTTGGTCACTAACTTGATTTAATGACCATTTTAGTGTTATTAATGACCAATAGCTTTCGTCACTAAagctcatttttcttgtagtgtttCTTGCTGACTTCTTTCTGATGATTTTCACTTGATGTTGGATATTTTCAAATGTTGCAATTGTCGGTTGATGTTGCGCGAGAGTTATAAATAAGGACCTTTTCGAATGTTGCAATTGTGCGAAGTTAGGAATAAGGATTTTCTCAAATGTTGCAATTGTCGGTGATATGTATAGTATTCGTTCGCTAACTTTGAGTTTAGTTCACTAGGAGTTGCAAATAGATCACAATATATTAAAAGATCTTAATCTTATTAATTAGACGCCGTTGAGCCTGAATTAGTCGTAACTCAATTTAAGTTACTCCGTATTACATATATTTTTGTTCATTATTTTTAATTATCTAGCATTTTGTTAATTATTTTACTGTTCTAGTTATTGAATCGACATGAAGCGTACATTTATTTGCGACTTAACTGACTCTTAGAACCTAAAGTAAATTTCAGGCAGGCCCATGAAaagttgattttaccattttcatagcgtctcaattttattatttattttattttatttttaaaatttttcccCTACTTATTGGCCAGAGGTTCAttcgaaagcaatctctctatccggcgAATAGAGATAGGGATGTCTTtctagtgttttcactctgggtggagaaataacttgtctttattctcggataggggaatgattgtctacatctcacctcccctatacgccacttatgtggtattgggttttgttgttgtttaattattTTTGAATTATCTAGCAATgttaattatttttatattttttcgaaaggctaattatttttatattatcttgcattttgtatattatttttaaatCATCTAGTAGCATTATGTTTTTTTGAACGACGATTTTGATATCAAATGCTTTCATATGTTACCTACACACGCGTTAAAAGGAAACTCAATTCGAGACggtgttggcagtaccatcgaaagTTGAAAAATTTCCAAAGATCTtctcaaatcgcattgatgttggcaaTATCATTAAAGGTTGAAAACTCTCCGTTTGAAGTGAGAATCGAACATGAGGTGGTGGTATCTCAAGTTGGATATCACCCTCATATCACTCAAGCCAAGTTTTAGTGGTTAGTAACATTTTATTAGTTTTTTTTGAAATTTGATAGCATTTTGTTAATTGTTTTTTACATAATTCgcccatcttttttttttttttttttttttttaaatttgcttATAAATTCATTGAAATGTTTTGAATTTGGAATTCATCACCTTTAATTAAAGGTATAATAATTTAGATTTGGAATTCACAATCCTTTTATATGGTGacacttttatcattattttgcAAGCAATCTTAATTTCTTAAAATCAAGAATTTAGTTAGAAACGTAACGAAAACGCTTATGAATTACGAATTACTCCATATGATCATTGATTAATTTACGAGAATCATTTATCAAAATTCTTAGATTGAGGTAACGTTTGCTATTAAATAACTACAATCTCAACAAGTATAATATGGTGTCTACTTTGGAGGAATCGGAATATGAAAACCTTCCAAAATAAAGGGTGGAGTGTGTCGATTACTCTAAACGATATTCAAATTAAATCGTTCAAGTGGATCTCCCGAAAGATAAAAGGAAGAAAGTTAGATTAGTTTATGTGGCTCTCGAATCCggcttcatattttttttttattagtttaGCTTTTTTTTGGGTTGCGATCTCTGCGCCCCACATTATGTAATTTTGTTCATGTATTTGGGTCTAGTTTTGTCTTCTGTTTTAGTCTGCTGCTTATTTTGGCCTAACAATTTTGGGCATGGATTGTACAATTTgtgagttttatttatatatatcatttggtttaaaaataaaataaaataatagggTGTCTAAATTCTAACACCgatattaaattaaatatgaaattgaaaataCGGtagaatattgatattgatatttgattATTAAAATAAGGCCATTTTTTATAGTGTCGTCTTTAATCTGATCCATCCTAGTTGTATCTATTAGGCTCCAATATGGctaggttaaagccaaaaataggctacaaacttacacaaatgtaccgatgtcgcccacaaactcatttccgtcctactgtcgcctacaaacttataaaaaatgtgatGATGTCGCCCACTATACTTTTTTTTTTACCTGT
This genomic window from Rutidosis leptorrhynchoides isolate AG116_Rl617_1_P2 chromosome 2, CSIRO_AGI_Rlap_v1, whole genome shotgun sequence contains:
- the LOC139890014 gene encoding em-like protein GEA6, which translates into the protein MSSEKQRKELDDRARKGETVVPGGTGGKSYEAQQHLAQGRSRGGQTRKDQLETEGYQEMGRKGGLSTGANQIATTDERDKIAEKLDVDESTG